One Aureispira anguillae genomic region harbors:
- a CDS encoding tail fiber domain-containing protein, producing MIKIVPLIYLILIVSFSVLSIQHTPASNLEIDLLSYRPSVNSSCSSIPQYYFSDQRLKKNIRDYEKALETVSLLKGKQYYWKAEKLTDKSFNKRLQYGFIAQEVEKVLPNLVHQDKNGYKAINYIQIIPILTNSIQGLQRENQQLLDLIQRLEQRVNVLEKL from the coding sequence ATGATTAAAATCGTCCCTTTGATCTATCTTATACTTATCGTAAGTTTTTCTGTTCTTTCCATCCAGCATACCCCTGCCTCTAATCTGGAAATTGATTTACTGTCGTACCGTCCTAGTGTCAACAGTAGTTGTTCATCAATTCCTCAATACTATTTTTCGGATCAACGTTTGAAAAAAAACATCCGAGATTATGAAAAGGCTTTGGAAACGGTTAGCCTATTAAAAGGCAAACAATACTATTGGAAAGCAGAAAAACTTACTGATAAGAGCTTTAATAAGCGCCTCCAATATGGTTTCATTGCTCAAGAGGTCGAAAAGGTGCTGCCTAATTTAGTTCATCAAGATAAAAATGGTTACAAAGCGATTAATTACATTCAAATTATCCCTATCCTTACCAATTCTATTCAGGGGCTCCAAAGAGAAAACCAACAATTATTAGACCTTATTCAAAGGTTAGAACAGAGAGTCAATGTTTTAGAAAAATTGTAA
- a CDS encoding tail fiber domain-containing protein: MMLKSIRLILCLVLMGNTIFAQNVGIGTMTPNPSAKLDIEAADRGLLVPRISITNLNAAAPVSAPATSLLVYNTNASSGLGYYYWNGTKWIKLLNEDDIDHDWYEVGTTSSPDAISDNIFTQGSVGIGTISPTATLHVERRFQDAFLISSGSSDGGKVYTNYVGGSARLVLEEYDDPFRIEGISALTGQTTTISMFNSKVGIGVAYPTEALDVNGTFAYTNNLHNVLLIHDDTANTNNDNILIEFVKKGNHSAPSAAIKFDGYGSASIHQASMHFYTRELTDPSPQEQMMIHWNGNIGMGTNAPSEKLEVHGIIDGGNNTSTQGMTILTGRYGIGALTTLGSHHSDGGPVLGYGVTPLTGSSGYVSASGIANLERSALHLDEDIEFLSAPLSTTPIGTTIPLTSNMIIKNTGYVGIGTTNPLGVLHVYNSTPYTGNENDNASNSIVLHGAVSNAVGNHYGGITWANGLRKRAGISSVMEHSDSDHLGLAFWTQGTDGSGPMYESMRISYHGNVGIGTTAPSEKLEVCGNAKIVGQIQANSSSLSAGLTCSSDKRLKKNIKAYDTALETINLLEGKQYYWKTEEFADRGFDERRKFGFIAQEVEKVLPNLVYQDKKGYKSVDYIQVIPILTNAIQEQQKVLEEQEKRVKLQQSENEKLINLIQQLEKRLSFLEKK, from the coding sequence ATGATGTTAAAAAGTATTAGGCTGATTTTATGTTTGGTTCTCATGGGGAACACCATTTTTGCCCAAAATGTAGGCATCGGAACAATGACGCCTAACCCCAGTGCCAAGTTGGATATTGAAGCAGCTGATAGAGGGCTTTTAGTCCCTCGTATTAGTATCACAAACCTCAATGCCGCAGCCCCTGTTTCTGCCCCTGCAACTTCTCTATTGGTTTATAATACCAATGCCAGTAGCGGGCTAGGCTATTATTATTGGAATGGCACGAAGTGGATAAAACTACTCAATGAGGATGATATAGACCATGATTGGTATGAGGTTGGTACCACCAGTTCCCCTGATGCGATTAGTGATAATATTTTTACTCAAGGCAGTGTTGGAATAGGAACGATTAGCCCAACAGCGACTCTTCACGTAGAACGTCGTTTTCAAGATGCTTTCTTAATTAGCTCAGGATCCAGTGATGGCGGAAAAGTATATACCAATTATGTAGGAGGTTCGGCTCGACTCGTATTAGAAGAGTATGATGATCCCTTTAGGATAGAGGGGATTAGTGCACTAACGGGACAAACTACAACGATCTCTATGTTTAATAGTAAGGTTGGAATAGGGGTTGCCTACCCAACAGAAGCACTAGATGTAAATGGAACCTTTGCCTATACTAACAACTTACACAATGTTTTGTTGATTCACGATGATACTGCCAATACAAACAATGATAACATTTTAATTGAGTTTGTAAAAAAAGGAAACCACAGTGCGCCCTCTGCGGCTATAAAATTTGATGGCTATGGTTCTGCGAGTATACACCAAGCGAGTATGCACTTTTATACTAGAGAGCTAACAGATCCCAGCCCTCAGGAGCAAATGATGATTCATTGGAATGGAAATATTGGGATGGGAACCAATGCCCCCTCCGAAAAACTCGAAGTTCATGGAATCATTGATGGTGGAAATAATACCAGTACTCAAGGTATGACCATCCTAACAGGTCGATATGGTATTGGAGCTTTAACTACCTTAGGAAGCCACCATTCCGATGGAGGTCCTGTCTTAGGCTATGGAGTTACTCCCTTAACAGGTTCTTCTGGTTATGTGTCTGCTAGTGGTATTGCAAACCTAGAACGTTCAGCATTGCATTTAGACGAAGATATTGAGTTTTTGTCTGCTCCTTTGTCTACGACTCCTATTGGAACAACCATTCCACTAACCAGTAATATGATTATTAAAAATACAGGTTATGTTGGAATTGGCACCACGAATCCATTGGGAGTGTTGCATGTTTATAATTCGACCCCATATACTGGCAATGAAAACGACAATGCTTCTAATAGTATTGTTCTACATGGAGCCGTTTCGAATGCTGTAGGCAATCATTATGGTGGGATTACTTGGGCAAATGGTTTAAGAAAAAGAGCTGGAATATCTTCGGTTATGGAGCATAGTGATTCTGATCATTTAGGATTGGCTTTTTGGACACAAGGAACGGATGGTTCTGGCCCTATGTACGAAAGTATGCGAATCTCGTATCATGGTAATGTTGGAATTGGCACAACTGCTCCAAGCGAAAAATTAGAGGTCTGTGGCAATGCAAAAATCGTTGGACAAATTCAAGCCAACAGCAGTAGTTTATCCGCAGGGTTAACCTGTTCTTCTGATAAGCGTTTAAAAAAGAATATAAAAGCTTATGATACTGCCCTAGAAACCATCAACTTATTGGAAGGAAAGCAATATTATTGGAAAACCGAAGAATTTGCAGATAGAGGATTTGATGAGCGACGCAAATTTGGTTTTATTGCCCAAGAGGTCGAAAAGGTACTCCCTAACTTAGTTTATCAAGATAAAAAAGGCTACAAATCAGTAGACTATATTCAAGTCATTCCTATACTGACCAATGCTATCCAAGAACAACAAAAGGTACTTGAGGAACAAGAAAAGAGAGTAAAACTACAACAATCTGAGAATGAAAAATTAATAAACTTAATACAGCAGTTAGAAAAACGATTGAGCTTCTTAGAAAAAAAATAA